Proteins encoded together in one Impatiens glandulifera chromosome 1, dImpGla2.1, whole genome shotgun sequence window:
- the LOC124922369 gene encoding G-type lectin S-receptor-like serine/threonine-protein kinase SD1-1 encodes MAMIVIIIVVTIFGMILSGLAGYYVCQLRKAAVRARLQSKSFHDSSGVCQSDDLESRLFDLSTIISATQKFSSVNKIGQGGFGPVYKGELADGKEIAVKRLSQGSGQGLEEFKNEVVLIAKLQHRNLVCLLGCCIEGDERMLIYEYLQNRSLDHFIFDKTKRKLLSWKKRFDIIMGIARGLLYLHEDSKLRIIHRDLKASNILLDDQMSPKISDFGIARIFGGEQTEEMTKRVMGTFGYMSPEYAMSGHFSVKSDVFSFGVLILEIISGKKNWGFYHPDHDLNLIGHAWKEWNEEKPFELVDKEIILEDLSKSEAIKCVQVGLLCVQQRPEDRPAMSSVVFMLSHENANLTNPKEPGFCVENFSIKIDQSSTSTGETSNTSNHVTITALAGR; translated from the exons ATGGCTATGATTGTGATAATCATTGTCGTGACTATTTTTGGTATGATCTTATCTGGTTTGGCTGGCTATTATGTTTGTCAATTGAGGAAGGCGGCTGTTAGAG CTCGTTTACAAAGCAAATCATTTCATGATTCGAGTGGTGTTTGTCAAAGTGATGATCTTGAATCACGTCTTTTCGATCTGAGCACGATTATTTCAGCTACCCAGAAATTTTCTTCTGTAAATAAGATTGGACAAGGTGGTTTTGGCCCTGTGTACAAG GGTGAATTGGCTGATGGAAAAGAAATTGCAGTGAAGAGGCTTTCACAAGGTTCTGGACAAGGTCTTGAGGAGTTTAAGAATGAAGTTGTTTTGATTGCTAAGCTTCAACACCGCAATCTTGTATGCCTTCTCGGATGCTGCATTGAAGGAGATGAAAGGATGTTAATCTATGAATACTTACAAAACAGAAGTTTGGATCACTTCATCTTCG ATAAAACGAAAAGGAAACTTCTTTCGTGGAAGAAACGGTTCGATATCATAATGGGCATTGCTAGAGGATTGCTTTATCTTCATGAAGATTCTAAACTTAGAATCATTCATAGGGATCTCAAAGCAAGTAATATTTTGCTTGATGATCAAATGTCCCCCAAAATATCAGACTTTGGCATAGCTAGAATTTTCGGAGGGGAGCAAACAGAGGAAATGACGAAAAGAGTGATGGGAacttt CGGTTACATGTCTCCAGAGTATGCCATGAGCGGTCACTTTTCAGTTAAGTCTGATGTATTCAGTTTTGGTGTTCTAATATTAGAGATAATCAGTGGGAAGAAGAATTGGGGATTCTATCACCCCGACCACGACCTTAATTTGATCGGACAT GCATGGAAAGAATGGAATGAAGAGAAGCCATTTGAATTGGTGGATAAAGAGATAATTTTGGAGGATTTGTCTAAATCGGAGGCAATTAAATGTGTACAAGTCGGGCTATTATGCGTGCAGCAGAGGCCAGAGGATCGGCCTGCAATGTCGTCTGTTGTGTTCATGCTTAGTCACGAAAACGCGAATTTGACAAATCCTAAAGAACCCGGGTTCTGTGTGGAAAATTTCTCGATTAAGATTGATCAATCGTCGACTTCAACGGGAGAAACATCGAACACATCTAATCATGTTACCATCACTGCCTTGGCTGGACGATAA